The Halomicronema hongdechloris C2206 genome includes a window with the following:
- a CDS encoding Uma2 family endonuclease — protein MSQPVMLASDTIEADGVHCPPTNLWSDEPPLESDFHRDQIDLLIGILRWWWRDRDDAYVSGNLTVYYNQQQLKSRDFRGPDFFVVLGTEKKDRRSWVVWDEQGQYPNLILEILSNSTRQVDKGPKKQLYQNIFRTPDYFWFDPDTVELQGFHLLDGQYESIQPTEQGWLWSQQLELYLGVNKNKLRFFTSDGELIPSPEELAAQEHQRAEQEHQRAEQERQRAEQERQRAEQERQRAEQAEQELEQLRAQMKSRGTEAD, from the coding sequence ATGTCTCAGCCTGTGATGCTAGCTTCTGACACAATTGAAGCGGATGGAGTGCACTGTCCTCCGACTAACCTGTGGAGTGATGAACCCCCCTTGGAAAGTGACTTTCACCGAGACCAAATTGACCTGCTCATCGGGATTTTGCGGTGGTGGTGGCGAGATCGCGACGATGCCTACGTCTCAGGCAACTTGACGGTTTATTACAATCAGCAGCAGCTTAAGTCTCGCGATTTTAGAGGCCCAGACTTCTTCGTGGTTTTAGGTACAGAGAAAAAAGATCGCCGAAGTTGGGTGGTTTGGGATGAACAAGGCCAATATCCGAACCTGATTCTAGAGATTTTGTCAAATTCGACCAGGCAGGTCGATAAAGGTCCCAAAAAACAGCTTTATCAAAATATCTTTCGCACCCCAGACTACTTCTGGTTTGACCCTGACACGGTCGAGCTCCAGGGATTTCATCTGCTGGATGGCCAGTATGAATCAATCCAGCCCACGGAGCAAGGCTGGCTCTGGAGTCAGCAACTAGAGCTCTACCTGGGGGTCAATAAGAACAAGCTGCGGTTTTTTACCTCAGACGGTGAGCTCATTCCCTCTCCAGAAGAATTGGCCGCGCAAGAGCACCAACGGGCTGAGCAAGAGCACCAACGGGCTGAGCAAGAGCGCCAACGGGCTGAGCAAGAGCGCCAACGGGCTGAGCAAGAGCGCCAACGGGCTGAGCAAGCGGAGCAGGAACTTGAGCAGCTAAGAGCTCAGATGAAGTCACGAGGCACCGAAGCCGACTGA
- a CDS encoding class I SAM-dependent methyltransferase, whose protein sequence is MTTTTPINQAKAEAFADTMLETLNRGAIALMTSIGHRTHLFDTMADLPPANSQQIADVAGLQERYVREWLGAMVTGGIIEHDPDNDTYHLPAEHAAALTREASPDNVAAFAQYIPLLGAVEDQIVDCFREGGGVPYSAYTRFHQVMAEDSGQTVVAALVDHILPLVPGLTAKLQQGINVMDVGCGSGRALNTMAQAFPHSRFIGYDISETAIATAQADAQAQNLSNVQFQVKDAATLEATAAYDLITTFDAVHDQAHPQTVLNNIARALKPDGIYLMQDIRASSHVHGNLEHPAGPLLYTISCMHCTSVSLAMGGPGLGAMWGQEKALEMLEAAGFEQIEVKQLCHDFQNSYYLARKLG, encoded by the coding sequence ATGACTACAACCACGCCAATCAATCAGGCGAAAGCCGAAGCCTTTGCCGACACCATGTTGGAAACCCTGAATCGAGGCGCAATCGCCCTCATGACCTCAATAGGACATCGCACTCATCTCTTCGACACGATGGCCGATTTACCCCCCGCCAACAGTCAGCAGATTGCCGATGTGGCTGGACTGCAGGAACGCTACGTGCGGGAATGGCTGGGGGCAATGGTGACTGGCGGTATCATTGAGCATGATCCGGACAACGATACCTACCATCTACCTGCAGAGCATGCTGCGGCGCTTACCCGCGAGGCAAGTCCCGATAATGTTGCCGCCTTCGCCCAGTACATTCCTCTTCTTGGAGCCGTAGAAGATCAAATCGTTGACTGCTTTCGTGAGGGCGGTGGAGTACCCTATTCTGCCTACACCCGGTTTCATCAGGTCATGGCTGAGGACAGTGGACAGACCGTGGTGGCGGCCTTGGTGGATCACATTTTGCCGCTGGTGCCGGGGCTGACGGCAAAGCTGCAGCAGGGCATTAACGTGATGGATGTGGGCTGCGGCAGTGGCCGCGCCTTAAACACCATGGCGCAGGCCTTTCCCCACAGTCGCTTTATTGGCTATGACATCTCTGAAACGGCGATCGCCACCGCCCAGGCAGACGCCCAAGCCCAGAATCTCAGCAATGTGCAGTTCCAGGTCAAAGATGCCGCCACGCTGGAGGCCACAGCCGCCTACGACTTGATTACCACCTTTGATGCCGTCCACGACCAGGCTCACCCCCAAACAGTACTGAATAACATCGCCCGAGCTTTGAAGCCGGATGGCATCTACCTAATGCAAGATATTCGCGCCTCCAGCCACGTCCACGGCAACTTAGAGCATCCTGCCGGTCCCCTGCTCTATACCATCTCCTGCATGCACTGCACCTCAGTGTCCCTGGCGATGGGCGGCCCTGGTCTGGGGGCCATGTGGGGCCAAGAAAAAGCCTTGGAAATGCTGGAAGCTGCTGGGTTCGAGCAGATCGAAGTCAAACAGCTCTGCCACGACTTTCAAAACAGCTACTACCTGGCTCGAAAATTAGGTTGA
- a CDS encoding GlxA family transcriptional regulator: MSNQPLHISLLTLPDAMLSTLSGIYDVLNSFSMLSTYDDQLPKVSPFQVEIAGAGHLSSDTASGQPVRAERAIVDIDHTDIVIVPSVMVAQGQWQTGRYPEVVDWLKAMYAQGATLCSACSGVLLLAETGLLDGKEATMHWAYATTFRQNFPNIQLKLEKVLVIAGEREQFVMSGASSSWHDLVLYLVAHHAGPHQAQAIAKFFALQWHIDGQAPYLMFRPTLDHDDALMREAQLWLDQHFAIATPVAEMTARSGLSERSFKRRFDQATGYSPIAYVQHLRVEAAKQQLEQTSDAIEQISYNVGYEDAASFRRLFKRLTEMTPGAYRRKFSLPEFAHK, from the coding sequence ATGAGTAACCAGCCTCTGCACATCAGCCTGCTAACTCTGCCCGACGCGATGCTCTCGACCCTGAGCGGTATTTACGATGTGTTGAATTCGTTCTCGATGCTGAGCACCTACGATGACCAGCTACCGAAGGTTTCGCCCTTTCAAGTGGAAATTGCAGGGGCCGGTCATTTGTCCAGTGATACGGCCAGTGGCCAGCCAGTGCGAGCAGAACGGGCGATCGTAGACATCGATCACACCGACATCGTCATCGTGCCGTCAGTGATGGTGGCTCAAGGGCAGTGGCAAACCGGGCGCTATCCCGAAGTCGTGGACTGGTTGAAGGCCATGTATGCCCAAGGAGCCACTCTGTGTTCAGCCTGCTCAGGGGTTTTGCTATTGGCCGAAACCGGGCTGCTGGACGGCAAAGAAGCCACCATGCACTGGGCCTATGCCACGACCTTTCGGCAAAACTTCCCCAATATCCAACTCAAACTGGAAAAGGTGCTGGTGATTGCCGGAGAACGGGAGCAGTTTGTGATGTCGGGAGCTTCTTCCTCCTGGCATGACCTGGTGCTGTACCTGGTTGCCCATCATGCTGGCCCTCATCAGGCTCAGGCGATCGCCAAGTTTTTCGCCCTGCAGTGGCATATAGACGGACAAGCCCCCTATCTGATGTTTAGGCCAACTCTCGACCATGATGATGCCCTGATGCGAGAGGCGCAGCTCTGGCTGGATCAGCATTTTGCGATCGCCACTCCCGTGGCTGAAATGACGGCGCGATCGGGCCTTTCAGAACGCAGCTTTAAGCGGCGATTTGACCAGGCCACGGGATATTCTCCCATTGCTTACGTACAGCATTTGCGCGTGGAGGCCGCCAAGCAACAGCTCGAACAAACTTCGGATGCCATCGAACAGATTAGCTATAACGTCGGCTATGAAGATGCCGCCTCTTTTCGCCGTCTGTTCAAGCGCCTGACCGAGATGACGCCAGGAGCCTACCGGCGCAAATTCAGCCTGCCTGAATTTGCGCACAAATAG
- a CDS encoding FAD-binding oxidoreductase codes for MLSTSTLEQFADTLRGQLIQPEDAGYNEARTIYNAMIDKRPRFIAQCANVADVIAAVKFGQAYQLDTAIRGGGHSGPGLGICDDGLVIDLSFMRGIRIDPATRTARVEGGCRWGDVDHATHAFGLATVSGINSNTGVGGLTLGGGHGHLTRKYGLTIDNLLEVDIVLADGHLVTANASQHPDLFWAVRGGGGNFGVITSFLFQLHPVSTVYAGPTLWPLDQAEAVMKWYRDFLPAAPEDLSGFFMFLQVPPAPPFPEHLHFQTMCGVFWCYVGAENQLKKVFEPVQAVGSPALHAIHPMPYPALQSAFDELYPPGHQWYWKGDFVKDLSDDAIARHVQHGSQVPTLRSTMHLYPIDGAAHNVGKNDTAFSYRDATWSEVIVGVSPEPAHNDQLRQWTRDYWEATHPYSLGGAYVNFLMEEGGDRIKATYRDNYDRLVEIKTQYDPTNLFSRNQNIQPST; via the coding sequence ATGTTAAGCACCTCAACCCTCGAACAATTTGCCGATACTCTGCGGGGTCAGCTGATTCAACCGGAGGATGCTGGCTACAATGAGGCCCGTACAATTTATAACGCCATGATCGACAAACGGCCTCGATTCATCGCTCAGTGCGCCAATGTTGCCGATGTGATCGCAGCGGTTAAGTTCGGCCAAGCCTACCAGCTTGATACCGCCATTCGAGGGGGCGGTCATAGCGGTCCCGGCTTGGGTATCTGCGATGACGGTTTAGTGATTGATCTCTCCTTCATGCGAGGCATTCGAATCGACCCGGCAACTCGCACTGCACGCGTTGAGGGGGGCTGTCGTTGGGGCGATGTCGATCACGCCACCCATGCCTTTGGCCTCGCTACCGTCAGCGGCATCAACTCCAACACGGGTGTTGGCGGCCTCACCTTGGGGGGTGGTCATGGTCATCTCACCCGCAAATACGGCCTCACCATCGATAACTTACTAGAAGTCGACATTGTGCTGGCTGACGGTCATTTAGTCACCGCTAATGCCAGCCAGCATCCTGACTTGTTCTGGGCCGTGCGGGGTGGCGGCGGTAACTTTGGCGTAATAACTTCGTTTTTGTTCCAGCTCCATCCAGTAAGCACTGTATATGCCGGGCCGACCCTGTGGCCGTTAGATCAGGCAGAAGCGGTAATGAAGTGGTATCGGGATTTTCTGCCTGCTGCCCCAGAGGATCTGAGCGGCTTTTTCATGTTTTTGCAGGTGCCACCCGCTCCACCCTTTCCAGAGCATCTGCATTTCCAAACCATGTGTGGCGTGTTTTGGTGCTATGTCGGGGCTGAAAACCAGCTAAAGAAAGTGTTTGAGCCAGTCCAGGCAGTCGGTTCTCCGGCGTTACACGCGATTCATCCCATGCCCTATCCGGCGCTGCAAAGTGCCTTTGATGAACTGTATCCGCCGGGGCACCAGTGGTATTGGAAGGGAGATTTTGTAAAAGACCTCAGCGACGACGCGATTGCTCGCCACGTTCAGCATGGTTCCCAGGTACCGACCCTCCGCTCTACTATGCATCTCTACCCCATCGACGGGGCTGCCCACAACGTTGGGAAAAACGACACGGCCTTCAGCTATCGTGATGCCACCTGGTCCGAGGTGATTGTTGGTGTCAGTCCTGAACCAGCCCACAATGACCAGCTCAGGCAGTGGACGCGAGATTACTGGGAAGCGACCCATCCCTATTCCCTGGGCGGTGCCTACGTGAACTTTTTAATGGAAGAAGGGGGCGATCGCATCAAAGCCACCTACCGAGACAACTACGACCGCCTGGTCGAAATCAAAACCCAATACGATCCGACTAATCTCTTTAGCCGCAATCAAAATATTCAGCCGAGTACCTAA
- a CDS encoding serine/threonine-protein kinase: protein MQSPIEIGTILQNRYRLIHVLGQGGFGRTYLAEDLGRFNERCALKEFVPQPGVDHFSDKATQLFQREAAILYQIQHPQIPQFRATFEQDQRLFLVQDYVDGTTYRDLLDQRRQQGMVFSEAEVRQFLKQMLPVLAHIHAKGIIHRDISPDNIIRRRHDQLPLLIDFGVVKEVVTRIQFAERPTQATTVGKLGYAPSEQMQSGRAYPSSDLYSLAVTAVVLLTGREPQDMFDDVNLNWTWQSYAQVSPGLAQVLNKAMSYRPGDRYQSVSEMAQALGAVGRPGTAPAARSAQPPATAPSPNVSHMKTVAVGRPYEQTAVTSARTHQHSPRTQPAAEADTSIWENPWAVTAIGLGLALIAGLGGWAVVSTLNRNPQPAATDTPSPTLDAGASTTTPSPTTSPTDTEPVEYSQRLGLSSGDSRTIRGSLRDNETITYQLAAEQGQRLTARLQGEGVLMTVLAPNGEPADNQASRVLGWQGELAFSGQYGIQLRLVQGLQDSDYSLQVSLEAPESTPEPTPTPTATPEPTQAPPEVLEQRVQFPSGQSGMRVANSVGPQRVRRYVVNAREGQILSAELSGVSGPVTLNIRLPGGQLVEDAAKVLAWQGQLPRGGDYLIDVVSPEAAEFTLSISVTD, encoded by the coding sequence ATGCAATCCCCAATTGAAATCGGCACCATTTTGCAGAATCGCTATCGCCTGATACACGTCCTGGGTCAGGGCGGCTTTGGGCGCACTTACCTGGCCGAAGATCTGGGTCGCTTCAATGAGCGCTGTGCCCTGAAAGAGTTTGTGCCGCAGCCGGGCGTCGACCATTTCTCAGATAAGGCCACCCAGCTATTTCAGCGGGAAGCGGCAATTCTCTATCAGATTCAGCATCCCCAGATTCCCCAATTTCGGGCTACCTTCGAGCAGGACCAACGGTTATTTCTGGTGCAAGACTATGTCGATGGCACCACCTACCGCGACCTCCTCGATCAACGGCGGCAACAGGGGATGGTGTTTTCTGAGGCGGAGGTGAGGCAGTTCCTGAAGCAGATGCTGCCGGTGCTGGCTCATATCCATGCCAAGGGCATTATCCATCGCGACATTAGCCCCGATAACATCATCCGGCGTCGCCACGATCAGTTACCGCTGCTGATCGACTTCGGGGTGGTGAAAGAGGTGGTGACTCGGATTCAATTCGCTGAGCGCCCCACCCAGGCAACCACGGTGGGTAAATTGGGCTATGCCCCCAGTGAGCAAATGCAATCGGGCCGGGCCTATCCCAGCAGCGATCTCTATTCGTTGGCAGTCACGGCAGTGGTGCTGCTCACTGGCCGCGAGCCTCAGGACATGTTCGACGATGTCAACCTGAACTGGACCTGGCAGTCCTATGCCCAAGTCAGTCCTGGATTAGCCCAAGTGCTGAATAAAGCCATGAGTTACCGCCCTGGCGATCGTTACCAGTCGGTGAGTGAGATGGCTCAGGCCCTAGGAGCGGTGGGGCGGCCGGGTACCGCCCCGGCTGCTAGGTCGGCGCAGCCGCCGGCAACGGCCCCATCCCCTAATGTCTCCCACATGAAGACAGTGGCGGTGGGACGGCCCTATGAGCAGACGGCCGTGACCTCTGCAAGAACTCATCAGCATAGTCCCAGGACTCAACCCGCCGCCGAAGCCGATACCTCTATTTGGGAGAATCCTTGGGCAGTCACTGCCATCGGGCTTGGCTTGGCGCTCATTGCCGGGTTGGGAGGCTGGGCCGTAGTCAGCACCCTGAATCGCAATCCCCAGCCGGCGGCTACCGATACCCCCAGTCCCACCCTCGATGCCGGGGCTTCCACCACGACACCGAGCCCGACAACATCGCCGACTGATACAGAGCCGGTGGAGTATAGCCAGCGTCTGGGGCTCTCTAGTGGCGATAGTCGCACTATCCGGGGCTCGCTGCGGGACAATGAGACCATTACCTATCAGCTGGCGGCAGAGCAAGGTCAGCGCTTAACGGCCCGACTGCAGGGAGAGGGGGTGTTGATGACGGTCTTGGCCCCCAATGGTGAGCCGGCGGATAATCAGGCGAGTCGGGTATTGGGATGGCAGGGAGAGTTGGCCTTTTCTGGCCAGTATGGCATCCAGCTGCGTCTGGTGCAGGGCTTGCAGGACAGTGACTACAGTCTGCAGGTGAGTCTAGAAGCCCCTGAATCTACACCAGAACCAACTCCCACCCCGACCGCGACCCCGGAGCCAACCCAGGCTCCCCCAGAGGTTCTAGAGCAACGGGTGCAATTTCCCTCGGGGCAGAGTGGGATGCGTGTGGCCAACAGTGTGGGGCCGCAGCGGGTGCGCCGCTATGTGGTCAATGCCCGGGAAGGGCAGATTTTGTCGGCGGAGTTATCTGGGGTGAGCGGTCCGGTGACCTTGAATATTCGCCTGCCCGGGGGCCAGTTGGTGGAAGATGCGGCGAAGGTATTGGCCTGGCAAGGGCAACTGCCCCGCGGCGGTGACTATTTGATTGATGTGGTATCACCAGAGGCAGCTGAGTTTACGCTATCGATTTCGGTGACTGATTGA
- the bioD gene encoding dethiobiotin synthase has product MHTLDRALLIAGSDTEVGKTVLTTALAAYWQQHRPQRRLGILKLVQAGVGDRELYQQLFDLDQSAEEIAPQWFAAPLAPPLAAAQECRQVNLTVVWQGLQQLLDSRDWVLVEALGGLGSPVTAELTVADLAAAWHLPVVLVVPVQLGAIAQSVANVALARQSQLSLQGIVLNCRHPCSEADQRAWAPIPLIESLTQVPVLGTLPYLDQPQHVSTLAQVAASLDLEVLLTSPRLP; this is encoded by the coding sequence ATGCACACCCTGGATAGGGCCTTGCTGATTGCCGGCAGCGATACCGAAGTTGGTAAAACGGTATTGACCACAGCCCTGGCTGCCTACTGGCAGCAGCATCGACCCCAGAGGCGTCTCGGTATTTTGAAGTTGGTGCAGGCGGGTGTCGGCGATCGAGAACTATATCAGCAATTATTTGATCTCGATCAGTCGGCGGAAGAAATCGCCCCGCAATGGTTCGCAGCCCCCTTGGCACCGCCTTTGGCGGCGGCCCAGGAATGTCGCCAGGTGAATCTGACGGTGGTGTGGCAGGGGCTGCAGCAGTTGCTGGATAGCCGTGATTGGGTCTTGGTAGAGGCCCTGGGCGGCTTGGGCTCGCCGGTGACAGCGGAATTGACGGTGGCAGATCTGGCGGCGGCGTGGCATTTGCCGGTGGTGTTGGTGGTGCCGGTGCAACTGGGTGCGATCGCACAGTCCGTCGCCAACGTAGCCCTAGCCCGCCAGAGTCAGCTATCGCTGCAGGGTATCGTGCTCAACTGCCGACACCCCTGCTCAGAGGCCGACCAACGGGCCTGGGCGCCCATTCCCCTGATTGAATCCCTCACCCAGGTACCGGTGTTGGGAACGCTACCCTACCTAGATCAGCCTCAACACGTCTCAACCTTGGCCCAAGTAGCAGCTAGCCTTGATCTTGAGGTTTTGTTAACATCCCCCAGACTTCCGTGA
- a CDS encoding M20 family metallopeptidase, producing MLTTFPKAPPPELADVRLTIRSLQPQLVRWRRALHQHPELGFKEINTAHLISQQLTQWGIAHQPGVAQTGIVATIPGRRPGPVLAIRADMDALPIQEQNQVPYRSQCDGVMHACGHDGHVAIALGTAYYLSQHPDFAGTVKILFQPAEEGPGGAKPMIEAGALENPSVDAIVGLHLWNNLPLGTIGVRNGPLMAATELFHGTIHGQGGHGAIPHQTVDSIVVGAQVVNALQTIVARNIDPLKSAVVTIGEFHAGTALNVIADEARFSGTVRYFDRAYSQFFPERIEQIIAGVCQSHGASYSFDYQALYPPVVNDVAMADLVRSVALSVVETQAGVVPDCQTMGGEDMAFFLEAVPGCYFFLGSANEDRGFTYPHHHPRFDFDESVLCIGVEMFARCVESFCR from the coding sequence ATGCTCACCACTTTTCCCAAAGCCCCTCCCCCTGAACTGGCAGACGTTCGTCTCACCATTCGCAGTCTGCAGCCTCAGTTGGTTAGGTGGCGGCGAGCCCTGCACCAACACCCCGAACTGGGGTTCAAAGAAATTAATACGGCCCACCTGATTAGCCAACAGCTTACCCAGTGGGGCATCGCTCACCAACCAGGGGTGGCCCAAACCGGCATCGTGGCCACCATCCCCGGGCGCCGCCCCGGCCCCGTGCTGGCCATTCGCGCAGACATGGATGCCCTGCCAATTCAGGAACAAAACCAGGTTCCCTACCGCTCCCAGTGCGATGGTGTTATGCACGCCTGCGGCCATGATGGCCACGTAGCCATCGCCCTAGGCACGGCCTACTACCTATCCCAGCACCCCGACTTCGCCGGCACCGTCAAGATTCTATTTCAGCCGGCAGAAGAAGGCCCGGGCGGCGCCAAGCCCATGATCGAGGCCGGAGCCCTAGAAAACCCCAGCGTCGATGCCATCGTCGGGCTGCATCTGTGGAATAACCTTCCCCTTGGCACCATTGGCGTTCGCAACGGGCCGTTGATGGCCGCCACCGAGTTGTTCCACGGCACGATTCACGGCCAGGGCGGTCATGGGGCCATTCCCCATCAAACCGTTGATTCCATCGTAGTTGGGGCCCAAGTGGTTAATGCCCTGCAGACCATCGTGGCCCGCAACATCGATCCGCTGAAATCAGCAGTGGTAACCATCGGCGAGTTCCATGCCGGCACTGCCCTCAATGTCATCGCCGACGAAGCCCGCTTCAGTGGCACCGTGCGCTACTTCGATCGGGCCTACAGCCAGTTTTTCCCAGAGCGGATTGAACAGATCATCGCCGGGGTATGTCAGAGCCACGGGGCTAGCTATAGCTTCGACTACCAAGCCCTCTATCCCCCTGTGGTCAACGATGTGGCCATGGCTGATTTGGTCCGTTCCGTTGCCCTGTCTGTCGTTGAAACTCAGGCCGGCGTCGTCCCCGATTGCCAAACCATGGGTGGAGAAGACATGGCCTTCTTCCTAGAGGCCGTACCCGGCTGCTACTTCTTCCTAGGCTCGGCCAATGAAGACCGGGGCTTTACTTATCCCCATCACCATCCCCGCTTCGACTTCGATGAGTCGGTCCTCTGCATCGGCGTGGAGATGTTTGCCCGCTGTGTAGAGTCCTTCTGCCGCTAG
- a CDS encoding DUF3318 domain-containing protein — protein MVSPDLELPRLRELLPASGRMKTRIKLDERQSQLIATDFPRPWKTRHTISLNLSLWGQLTIPQRDMLFLRQVCWLTSVNLLKPDWYRGLVVLGALGTLLQLLQQDVVGVVAAGGLTAVAGTQVWRQVRGSRAEVTADETTLQVAQRRGYSETEAAQALLQAIEAGPRLEGRPSLTFTELLRCQHLRSLIGASPVPVPEQAYDG, from the coding sequence GTGGTCAGCCCAGACTTAGAACTTCCTCGCCTACGCGAACTACTCCCGGCCTCGGGGCGGATGAAAACCCGCATTAAACTGGATGAGCGTCAGTCACAGCTGATTGCCACCGATTTCCCTAGGCCCTGGAAGACGCGACATACCATTAGCCTCAACCTTTCTCTCTGGGGCCAGTTGACCATACCTCAGCGGGATATGCTGTTTTTGCGCCAGGTCTGCTGGCTGACCTCGGTGAATCTGCTGAAGCCAGATTGGTATCGGGGTCTGGTTGTCCTTGGCGCCCTCGGCACCCTGTTGCAACTACTGCAGCAGGATGTAGTAGGGGTGGTGGCAGCCGGAGGGTTGACGGCCGTGGCAGGGACCCAGGTATGGCGCCAGGTTCGCGGCAGCCGCGCCGAGGTGACTGCCGACGAAACCACCCTCCAGGTGGCCCAACGCCGAGGCTACAGCGAAACCGAAGCGGCTCAAGCCCTGCTGCAGGCCATTGAAGCAGGGCCCCGGTTGGAAGGTCGTCCCAGCCTAACCTTTACGGAACTCCTGCGGTGTCAGCACCTGCGCTCCTTGATCGGGGCATCCCCGGTGCCGGTGCCCGAACAAGCCTACGATGGCTAA
- a CDS encoding urease accessory protein UreD, translating into MTAINQPQAWLGILRLRYGRQHQQTVPLESYAQAPWRLQRPLYADASGHCQSVLIHTAGGMVGGDALQTTVDLQPGSCALITTAAASKVYRSQGATATQTHHLTLASDTCLEWFPQETILFRGAHYAQSTRVDLAPGAIWVAWDLTRFGRSARGEVFDAGSWRSCTEVWQEGRPLWLDRQVLTGDPDRFQSPHGLAGCSVVGSFVVLGVPGTRDWVAMARNHWQDFTAVTEADAGVTQLQAGLLCRYRGHSSQQARRWFSHLWQALRPHYLEQPACLPRVWSL; encoded by the coding sequence ATGACGGCTATAAATCAGCCTCAGGCTTGGCTGGGTATCCTGCGGCTGCGCTACGGGCGGCAGCATCAGCAGACGGTTCCCCTAGAAAGCTATGCCCAGGCTCCCTGGCGGCTGCAACGGCCCCTCTATGCCGATGCCAGCGGCCATTGCCAGAGCGTCTTGATTCACACCGCCGGCGGCATGGTCGGGGGCGATGCCCTGCAAACCACGGTAGATCTGCAACCTGGTAGTTGCGCCTTGATCACCACCGCCGCCGCCAGCAAAGTCTATCGCAGCCAAGGAGCTACCGCCACCCAAACCCACCACCTCACCCTGGCCTCAGATACCTGCCTGGAGTGGTTTCCCCAGGAAACCATCCTGTTTCGCGGCGCCCACTACGCCCAATCCACTCGGGTAGACTTGGCCCCAGGGGCGATCTGGGTGGCCTGGGATCTCACCCGGTTCGGTCGCAGCGCCCGGGGCGAGGTCTTCGATGCCGGCTCCTGGCGCAGCTGCACCGAAGTCTGGCAAGAAGGACGTCCCCTCTGGCTCGATCGCCAGGTCTTAACCGGGGATCCTGACCGGTTCCAGAGCCCCCATGGGCTAGCCGGTTGCTCGGTGGTGGGGAGTTTTGTGGTGCTAGGGGTGCCTGGGACCAGAGACTGGGTTGCCATGGCCCGCAACCACTGGCAAGACTTCACTGCTGTAACCGAGGCCGATGCGGGAGTGACCCAGCTGCAAGCGGGGCTCTTGTGCCGCTATCGGGGCCACTCCAGCCAGCAGGCCCGCCGCTGGTTTAGCCACCTCTGGCAAGCGCTACGACCCCACTATCTGGAGCAACCTGCCTGTCTGCCTAGAGTTTGGTCTTTGTAA
- a CDS encoding TetR/AcrR family transcriptional regulator, which yields MGLAPTEIDTQTKILQAAQRLFAKHGYGGTTTRDLAQAAGVAEGTLFRHFESKKAILVEVASQGWVELLTELLTELSAMASYKAIGQVMRRRMLNLSKNTDMMRVCFMEAQFHPELREQIQTDVVAKMIDVAEAFFQTAMEHGIYRPMNPRVVARIFLGMFMVAGFSQATLGDEQMTPKTMQELAEGLADIFLNGVLLAKEVAC from the coding sequence ATGGGGCTCGCCCCAACCGAGATCGATACTCAAACCAAGATTTTGCAAGCGGCCCAACGACTATTTGCTAAGCATGGGTATGGGGGGACGACAACCCGAGATCTGGCCCAAGCGGCTGGGGTGGCAGAGGGAACCCTGTTTCGTCACTTTGAAAGTAAGAAGGCCATTTTGGTAGAAGTTGCTAGCCAGGGCTGGGTGGAGTTGCTGACCGAACTATTGACGGAGCTCAGTGCCATGGCCAGCTATAAGGCCATTGGGCAGGTGATGCGACGGCGTATGCTGAACTTGTCTAAGAATACTGACATGATGCGAGTCTGCTTCATGGAGGCCCAATTCCACCCTGAACTCCGAGAGCAAATTCAGACAGATGTGGTGGCTAAGATGATCGATGTCGCCGAAGCCTTCTTTCAAACGGCGATGGAACACGGCATCTATCGCCCGATGAATCCACGGGTGGTTGCCCGTATCTTTCTAGGCATGTTCATGGTCGCTGGATTCAGTCAGGCTACCCTGGGAGACGAACAGATGACCCCTAAAACCATGCAGGAGTTAGCCGAGGGCTTAGCCGACATTTTTCTGAACGGGGTACTCCTAGCCAAAGAGGTTGCCTGCTGA
- a CDS encoding HugZ family pyridoxamine 5'-phosphate oxidase, protein MAPSQQVLTAYRQFPTTVSSLLLSTVDGEGQPHGSYAPFVMGPQREFYIFVSGLASHTRHLAETQRAAILLIEDEAQCSQIFARKQLTYRCTATFVDRHGACWQQLIDQFQQRFGDIIATLKSLADFQLVQLTPYEGRFVTGFGAAYDVDPNDLNGLKPNRR, encoded by the coding sequence ATGGCTCCATCCCAGCAAGTATTGACGGCATATCGACAATTTCCCACCACGGTCAGCAGTCTGCTGCTGAGTACGGTAGATGGTGAGGGGCAGCCCCATGGCAGCTATGCTCCCTTTGTCATGGGGCCTCAGCGGGAGTTTTATATTTTTGTCAGTGGGTTGGCTAGTCACACTCGTCACTTAGCAGAGACTCAACGGGCTGCCATTCTACTGATTGAAGACGAAGCCCAGTGCTCCCAAATTTTTGCTCGTAAGCAACTGACCTACAGATGCACAGCCACCTTTGTAGACCGTCATGGCGCCTGCTGGCAGCAGTTAATCGACCAGTTTCAACAGCGTTTTGGTGATATTATTGCCACTCTAAAGTCTCTAGCTGACTTTCAGCTTGTGCAGCTGACTCCCTATGAGGGCCGGTTTGTCACGGGGTTTGGTGCTGCCTACGATGTAGATCCTAACGATCTGAACGGTTTGAAGCCTAACCGCCGATAA